The Rhipicephalus sanguineus isolate Rsan-2018 chromosome 7, BIME_Rsan_1.4, whole genome shotgun sequence genome includes a window with the following:
- the LOC119400096 gene encoding glycine-rich protein: MNALIVLLGLVSAASAGFVGGYGGYGGYGGYGHGVAVAAPVVSKGASFSYGNSAGGAAILVGGHGHGYGGYGGYGGYGGYGHGGYGAVAVAPVAVAAPVAVTKPVAVAAPVAVAAPVVAVGGYGHGYGFGHGFGYGGYGYKG; encoded by the exons ATGAACGCCCTT ATCGTTCTTCTCGGTCTCGTCTCCGCCGCCTCGGCCGGTTTCGTCGGTGGCTACGGTGGCTATGGAGGCTACGGAGGTTACGGCCACGGCGTGGCCGTTGCCGCACCGGTCGTCTCCAAGGGTGCCTCCTTCTCCTACGGCAACAGCGCCGGTGGTGCTGCCATCCTTGTTGGCGGACACGGTCACGGCTATGGCGGCTACGGCGGATACGGAGGATACGGCGGATACGGACACGGTGGCTACGGCGCAGTCGCCGTTGCTCCTGTCGCCGTCGCTGCTCCGGTCGCCGTGACCAAGCCAGTGGCCGTCGCTGCCCCAGTCGCGGTCGCCGCTCCCGTGGTGGCCGTCGGCGGATACGGTCACGGATACGGTTTCGGTCACGGATTCGGCTACGGCGGCTACGGATACAAGGGCTG A